From one Streptomyces sp. SCSIO 30461 genomic stretch:
- a CDS encoding L-aspartate oxidase encodes MTARTVGTGIRLDAPAPGWAIEADVVVVGSGVAGLTAALRCTAAGLRTVVVTKALLDDGSTRWAQGGIAAALGEGDSPGQHLDDTLVAGAGLCDEAAVRALVTEGPDAVRRLIETGARFDTETDGGIALTREGGHHRRRIAHAGGDATGAEISRALVTAIRERAIRIIEHALVLDLLTDDEGRTAGVTLHVMGEGQHDGVGAVHAPAVVLATGGMGQVFAATTNPAVSTGDGVALALRAGAEVSDLEFVQFHPTVLFLGTDSEGQQPLVSEAVRGEGAYLVDAAGTRFMVGRHELAELAPRDIVAKGIMRRMREQGADSMFLDARHFGADMWEHRFPTILASCRAHGIDPVTEPIPVAPAAHYASGGVRTDLQGRTTVPGLYACGEVACTGVHGANRLASNSLLEGLVFAERIAAAIAHAAAEATGTAAPAAPTYPVDIPAPGADGPVTLLAPETRHEIQQIMTQGAGVLRSAASLDAAAQALDALYLAAGHDADESTPAAGIAKAAVPGVDSWETSNLLLVSRVLVAAARERAETRGCHWREDHPDRDDIEWRRHIVVRLTPDRRLVVSRTDTESLAPAKSSSTIHPRTTTSPNPLLPREPQP; translated from the coding sequence ATGACCGCCAGGACCGTTGGAACCGGAATACGCCTGGACGCCCCCGCACCCGGCTGGGCCATCGAGGCGGACGTCGTGGTGGTCGGCTCCGGTGTCGCCGGTCTCACCGCCGCGCTGCGTTGTACGGCCGCCGGGCTGCGTACGGTCGTGGTCACCAAGGCCCTGCTGGACGATGGTTCCACCCGTTGGGCCCAGGGCGGTATCGCGGCGGCGCTGGGCGAGGGCGACAGCCCCGGGCAGCACCTGGACGACACGCTTGTCGCGGGTGCCGGGCTGTGCGACGAAGCGGCCGTGCGCGCCCTGGTCACCGAAGGTCCGGACGCTGTGCGGCGACTGATCGAGACGGGTGCCCGTTTCGACACGGAGACCGACGGCGGGATCGCGCTCACCCGCGAGGGCGGCCACCATCGGCGGCGTATCGCGCACGCGGGAGGCGACGCCACCGGTGCCGAGATCTCCCGGGCACTGGTCACCGCGATACGCGAGCGGGCCATCCGCATCATCGAGCACGCGCTCGTCCTGGACTTGTTGACCGACGACGAGGGCCGTACGGCCGGAGTCACGCTCCATGTCATGGGCGAGGGCCAGCACGACGGAGTCGGTGCGGTGCATGCGCCGGCCGTGGTGCTGGCGACCGGTGGCATGGGCCAGGTCTTCGCCGCCACCACCAACCCGGCCGTCTCCACGGGCGACGGCGTGGCGCTGGCGCTGCGTGCCGGGGCCGAGGTGAGCGATCTGGAGTTCGTCCAGTTCCACCCGACGGTCCTTTTCCTCGGCACGGACTCCGAAGGCCAGCAACCCCTGGTCTCCGAGGCGGTGCGGGGCGAGGGGGCGTATCTGGTCGACGCGGCGGGCACGCGCTTCATGGTGGGCAGGCACGAGCTGGCCGAGCTCGCTCCGCGCGACATCGTGGCGAAGGGCATCATGCGCCGGATGCGGGAGCAGGGCGCCGACAGCATGTTCCTGGACGCCCGCCACTTCGGCGCAGACATGTGGGAGCACCGCTTCCCGACGATCCTCGCGTCCTGCCGCGCCCACGGTATCGACCCGGTGACCGAGCCGATACCGGTCGCGCCCGCCGCGCACTACGCGTCCGGCGGGGTCCGCACCGACCTGCAGGGCCGCACCACCGTCCCCGGTCTCTACGCCTGCGGCGAGGTCGCCTGCACAGGAGTGCACGGAGCCAACCGGTTGGCCTCCAACTCGCTGCTGGAGGGCCTCGTCTTCGCGGAACGGATCGCCGCCGCGATCGCCCACGCCGCCGCCGAGGCCACCGGTACCGCCGCACCGGCCGCTCCCACGTACCCGGTCGACATTCCGGCACCGGGCGCCGACGGGCCCGTAACGCTGCTCGCGCCCGAGACCCGCCATGAGATCCAGCAGATCATGACCCAGGGCGCCGGCGTCCTGCGGTCCGCCGCCAGCCTCGACGCGGCGGCCCAGGCCCTGGACGCGCTCTATCTGGCGGCCGGTCACGACGCCGATGAGAGCACCCCGGCGGCCGGGATCGCCAAGGCGGCCGTGCCCGGGGTCGATTCCTGGGAGACCAGCAATCTTCTGCTGGTGTCCCGCGTGCTGGTCGCCGCCGCCCGTGAACGCGCCGAGACCCGCGGCTGCCACTGGCGCGAGGACCACCCCGACCGTGACGACATCGAGTGGCGCCGCCATATCGTCGTACGGCTCACCCCCGACCGGCGTCTCGTCGTCAGCCGCACCGACACCGAGTCGCTGGCGCCCGCGAAGTCCTCCAGCACGATTCACCCCAGAACGACCACCAGCCCGAACCCCCTTCTCCCCAGGGAGCCGCAACCGTGA
- a CDS encoding ATP-dependent Clp protease ATP-binding subunit, which yields MFERFTDRARRVVVLAQEEARMLNHNYIGTEHILLGLIHEGEGVAAKALESLGISLEAVRQQVEEIIGQGQQAPSGHIPFTPRAKKVLELSLREALQLGHNYIGTEHILLGLIREGEGVAAQVLVKLGADLNRVRQQVIQLLSGYQGKEAATAGGPAEGTPSTSLVLDQFGRNLTQAARESKLDPVIGREKEIERVMQVLSRRTKNNPVLIGEPGVGKTAVVEGLAQAIVKGEVPETLKDKHLYTLDLGALVAGSRYRGDFEERLKKVLKEIRTRGDIILFIDELHTLVGAGAAEGAIDAASILKPMLARGELQTIGATTLDEYRKHLEKDAALERRFQPIQVAEPSLPHTIEILKGLRDRYEAHHRVSITDEALVQAATLADRYISDRFLPDKAIDLIDEAGSRMRIRRMTAPPDLREFDEKIAGVRRDKESAIDSQDFEKAASLRDKEKQLLAAKAKREKEWKAGDMDVVAEVDGELIAEVLATATGIPVFKLTEEESSRLLRMEDELHKRVIGQKDAIKALSQAIRRTRAGLKDPKRPGGSFIFAGPSGVGKTELSKTLAEFLFGDEDALISLDMSEFSEKHTVSRLFGSPPGYVGYEEGGQLTEKVRRKPFSVVLFDEVEKAHPDIFNSLLQILEDGRLTDSQGRVVDFKNTVIIMTTNLGTRDISKGFNLGFAAQGDVKTGYERMKAKVNEELKQHFRPEFLNRVDDTVVFHQLSQDDIIQIVDLMIAKVDERLKDRDMGIELSQEAKLLLAKKGYDPVLGARPLRRTIQREIEDLLSEKILFGELRPGHIVVVDTEGEGEEKKFTFRGEEKSALPDVPPIEQAAGGTGPNLSKDA from the coding sequence ATGTTCGAGAGGTTCACCGACCGCGCGCGGCGGGTTGTCGTCCTGGCTCAGGAAGAAGCCCGGATGCTCAACCACAACTACATCGGCACCGAGCACATCCTCCTGGGCCTTATCCACGAGGGTGAGGGTGTCGCCGCTAAGGCCCTGGAGAGCCTCGGGATTTCGCTCGAGGCGGTCCGCCAGCAGGTGGAGGAGATCATCGGCCAGGGCCAGCAGGCTCCGTCCGGGCACATCCCCTTCACCCCTCGTGCCAAGAAGGTCCTGGAGCTCTCGCTCCGGGAGGCTCTCCAACTGGGCCACAACTACATCGGCACCGAGCACATCCTGCTCGGCCTGATCCGCGAGGGCGAGGGCGTCGCCGCCCAGGTCCTTGTGAAGCTGGGCGCCGATCTGAACCGGGTGCGGCAGCAGGTCATCCAGCTGCTCTCCGGTTACCAGGGCAAGGAGGCCGCCACCGCGGGCGGACCTGCCGAGGGCACGCCCTCGACCTCCCTGGTCCTCGACCAGTTCGGCCGGAATCTCACCCAGGCCGCTCGTGAGTCCAAGCTCGACCCGGTCATCGGGCGCGAGAAGGAGATCGAGCGGGTCATGCAGGTGCTTTCCCGCCGTACCAAGAACAACCCGGTGCTCATCGGCGAGCCCGGCGTCGGCAAGACGGCGGTCGTCGAGGGCCTGGCGCAGGCCATCGTCAAGGGCGAGGTGCCCGAGACCCTCAAGGACAAGCACCTCTACACCCTGGACCTGGGTGCGCTGGTCGCCGGCTCCCGCTACCGCGGTGACTTCGAGGAGCGCCTGAAGAAGGTGCTCAAGGAGATCCGTACTCGCGGTGACATCATCCTGTTCATCGACGAGCTCCACACCCTGGTGGGTGCGGGTGCCGCCGAGGGCGCGATCGACGCCGCCAGCATCCTCAAGCCGATGCTGGCCCGCGGTGAGCTCCAGACCATCGGTGCCACCACACTCGACGAGTACCGCAAGCACCTGGAGAAGGACGCGGCCCTGGAGCGCCGCTTCCAGCCCATCCAGGTCGCCGAGCCGTCGCTTCCGCACACCATCGAGATCCTCAAGGGGCTGCGCGACCGTTACGAGGCGCACCACCGCGTCTCGATCACGGATGAGGCCCTGGTCCAGGCCGCCACCCTGGCCGACCGGTACATCTCGGACCGCTTCCTGCCGGACAAGGCGATCGACCTGATCGACGAGGCCGGATCGAGGATGCGCATCCGCCGGATGACCGCTCCGCCGGACCTCCGCGAGTTCGACGAGAAGATCGCGGGTGTCCGCCGGGACAAGGAGTCCGCGATCGACTCCCAGGACTTCGAGAAGGCGGCCTCTCTCCGTGACAAGGAGAAGCAGCTGCTGGCGGCGAAGGCCAAGCGGGAGAAGGAGTGGAAGGCCGGCGACATGGACGTCGTCGCCGAGGTCGACGGTGAGCTGATCGCCGAGGTCCTGGCCACGGCGACCGGTATCCCGGTCTTCAAGCTGACCGAGGAGGAGTCCTCCCGGCTGCTCCGCATGGAGGACGAGCTCCACAAGCGCGTCATCGGCCAGAAGGACGCCATCAAGGCGCTGTCCCAGGCGATCCGCCGGACCCGCGCGGGTCTGAAGGACCCGAAGCGCCCCGGTGGGTCGTTCATCTTCGCCGGGCCTTCCGGTGTCGGGAAGACCGAGCTGTCCAAGACGCTCGCCGAATTCCTCTTCGGTGACGAGGACGCACTGATCTCCCTCGACATGTCGGAGTTCAGTGAGAAGCACACGGTTTCGCGGCTCTTCGGCTCCCCGCCCGGATACGTGGGCTACGAAGAGGGCGGCCAGCTCACCGAGAAGGTGCGTCGGAAGCCGTTCTCCGTCGTCCTCTTCGACGAGGTCGAGAAGGCCCACCCCGATATCTTCAATTCCCTTCTCCAGATTCTGGAAGACGGCCGTCTGACCGACTCCCAGGGCCGGGTCGTGGACTTCAAGAACACGGTCATCATCATGACGACCAACCTCGGGACCCGGGACATCTCCAAGGGCTTCAACCTGGGCTTCGCCGCCCAGGGCGACGTCAAGACCGGTTACGAGCGGATGAAGGCGAAGGTCAACGAAGAGCTCAAGCAGCACTTCCGGCCGGAGTTCCTCAACCGTGTGGACGACACGGTCGTCTTCCACCAGCTTTCGCAGGACGACATCATCCAGATCGTCGACCTGATGATCGCCAAGGTGGACGAGCGTCTGAAGGACCGCGACATGGGCATCGAGCTCAGCCAGGAGGCCAAGCTCCTGCTGGCGAAGAAGGGCTACGACCCGGTCCTCGGCGCCCGCCCGCTGCGCCGGACGATCCAGCGCGAGATCGAGGACCTGCTCTCCGAGAAGATCCTCTTCGGTGAGCTGCGTCCCGGTCACATCGTGGTGGTCGACACCGAGGGTGAGGGTGAGGAGAAGAAGTTCACCTTCCGCGGTGAGGAGAAGTCCGCGCTGCCGGACGTCCCGCCGATCGAGCAGGCGGCAGGCGGCACCGGGCCGAACCTGTCGAAGGACGCGTAA
- a CDS encoding amino-acid N-acetyltransferase: MSSAHPIPNAVANAVTVRRARTSDVPAVRRLVDPYVSEGILLDKAPVTLYEDIQEFWVAERDADARVVGCGALHVMWEDLAEVRTLAVDPQVKGLGVGHQVLGQLLHTARWLGVRRVFCLTFEVDFFGKHGFVEIGETPVDGDVYSELLRSYDEGVAEFLGLERVKPNTLGNSRMLLRL; encoded by the coding sequence ATGTCCTCAGCGCATCCAATCCCCAATGCCGTAGCAAATGCCGTGACCGTCCGACGGGCCAGGACCAGCGATGTACCGGCGGTGCGCCGGCTTGTCGACCCGTACGTAAGCGAAGGCATCCTGCTCGACAAAGCACCGGTGACGCTTTACGAAGACATCCAGGAGTTCTGGGTGGCGGAACGGGATGCCGATGCCCGAGTAGTCGGTTGCGGTGCGCTGCACGTGATGTGGGAAGATCTCGCGGAAGTCCGGACGCTGGCGGTCGACCCCCAGGTCAAAGGCCTGGGTGTGGGGCATCAGGTGCTGGGGCAGCTGTTGCACACTGCACGCTGGCTCGGAGTGCGGCGGGTTTTTTGCCTCACCTTTGAAGTGGACTTCTTCGGTAAGCACGGCTTCGTGGAGATCGGGGAGACTCCGGTCGACGGGGATGTCTACAGCGAGCTCCTCCGCTCCTATGACGAGGGAGTCGCGGAGTTCCTCGGCCTCGAACGGGTGAAGCCGAACACCTTGGGCAACAGCCGCATGCTCCTGCGGCTGTGA
- a CDS encoding helix-turn-helix domain-containing protein, producing the protein MTTRGNTRQRIQDVALELFAEQGYEKTSLREIAEKLDVTKAALYYHFKTKEDIVISLFQDLTRPLDELIAWAEKQPQPRTLETKQEILRRYQAALGDAAPLFRFMQENQATMRELSIGETSKERMIAMSQLLQGPNLPMVDRVRCVSALFTMHAGMFFMQNAEGDPEEKREAILEVAIDLITQAHHGPRS; encoded by the coding sequence ATGACCACCAGAGGCAACACCCGGCAGCGCATTCAGGACGTCGCCCTGGAACTCTTCGCCGAACAGGGCTACGAGAAGACCTCGCTGCGCGAGATCGCGGAGAAGCTGGACGTCACGAAGGCGGCGCTGTACTACCACTTCAAGACCAAGGAAGACATCGTCATCAGCCTCTTCCAGGATCTGACCCGTCCTCTCGACGAGCTGATCGCCTGGGCGGAGAAGCAGCCGCAGCCGCGCACCCTGGAGACCAAGCAGGAGATCCTGCGCCGCTATCAGGCGGCACTCGGCGACGCCGCGCCACTCTTCCGCTTCATGCAGGAGAACCAGGCCACCATGCGTGAGCTGAGCATCGGCGAGACCTCCAAGGAGCGCATGATCGCCATGTCCCAGCTGCTCCAGGGGCCGAACCTTCCGATGGTCGACCGCGTGCGCTGCGTGAGCGCACTGTTCACCATGCACGCCGGGATGTTCTTCATGCAGAACGCCGAAGGCGACCCGGAGGAGAAGCGGGAAGCCATCCTCGAGGTCGCCATCGATCTGATCACCCAGGCCCATCACGGGCCACGGTCCTGA
- the nadC gene encoding carboxylating nicotinate-nucleotide diphosphorylase, with the protein MSTPEERPEPVDVPLIHIGATSSAADGTAGCGDDCGCAGDADEVYECGLDPALAELLADAGLDPVQVEDIAHLAIEEDLDGGFDITTVATVPEDAVATGDFTAREAGVVSGLRIAEAVLSIVCTDEFEVERHVADGDRVEAGQKLLSVTARTRDLLTGERSALNILCRLSGIATATRAWADLLEGTNARVRDTRKTTPGLRALEKYAVRCGGGVNHRMSLSDAALVKDNHVIAAGGVAEAFKAVRETMAAMGISDLAVEVEVDTLHQVREALDAGADLILLDNFTPVETEEAVTLAKGRAVLESSGRLTLANARAYAETGVDYLAVGALTHSSAILDIGLDLREAQD; encoded by the coding sequence GTGAGCACGCCCGAAGAACGCCCCGAGCCCGTGGACGTACCGCTGATCCACATCGGCGCAACCTCCTCCGCAGCCGACGGCACGGCGGGCTGCGGCGACGACTGCGGCTGCGCGGGTGACGCGGACGAGGTGTACGAATGCGGTCTCGACCCCGCGCTCGCCGAACTCCTCGCCGACGCCGGTCTCGACCCCGTACAGGTCGAGGACATCGCCCACCTGGCGATCGAGGAGGATCTCGACGGTGGCTTCGACATCACCACCGTCGCCACCGTCCCCGAGGACGCCGTGGCCACCGGCGACTTCACGGCGCGCGAGGCGGGGGTCGTCTCGGGTCTGCGGATCGCCGAGGCCGTGCTGTCCATCGTCTGCACCGACGAGTTCGAGGTCGAGCGGCACGTCGCGGACGGCGACCGGGTCGAAGCGGGCCAGAAGCTCCTGTCCGTCACCGCCCGCACCCGCGATCTGCTCACCGGCGAACGCAGCGCGCTGAACATCCTCTGCCGCCTCTCCGGTATCGCCACCGCCACCCGCGCCTGGGCGGACCTGCTCGAAGGCACCAACGCGAGGGTCCGCGACACCCGCAAGACGACGCCCGGCCTGCGCGCGCTGGAGAAGTACGCCGTGCGCTGCGGCGGCGGCGTCAACCACCGGATGTCGCTCTCGGACGCCGCCCTGGTCAAGGACAACCACGTCATCGCCGCCGGTGGGGTCGCCGAGGCGTTCAAGGCCGTACGGGAGACCATGGCCGCGATGGGCATCTCCGATCTGGCCGTCGAGGTGGAGGTCGACACCCTCCACCAGGTCCGCGAGGCCCTGGACGCGGGCGCCGACCTGATCCTGCTCGACAACTTCACCCCGGTCGAGACGGAAGAGGCGGTCACCCTCGCCAAGGGCCGTGCGGTGTTGGAATCATCGGGTCGGCTCACCCTCGCCAACGCCCGCGCCTACGCCGAGACGGGCGTCGACTACCTGGCCGTCGGGGCCCTCACCCACTCCTCCGCGATCCTCGACATCGGCCTCGACCTGCGAGAGGCCCAGGACTGA
- a CDS encoding Lsr2 family protein, producing MAQKVQVLLVDDLDGGEADETVTFALDGKTYEIDLTTANADKLRGLLEPYTKSGRKTGGRAATARGKGRVAASGNKDTAEIRKWAKENGYSVNDRGRVPAEIREAYEKANG from the coding sequence GTGGCACAGAAGGTTCAGGTCCTTCTTGTCGATGACCTCGACGGTGGCGAGGCGGACGAGACCGTGACGTTCGCACTGGACGGCAAGACCTACGAGATCGACCTCACCACCGCTAACGCCGACAAGCTCCGCGGTCTGCTTGAGCCGTACACCAAGAGCGGCCGGAAGACCGGTGGTCGTGCCGCGACGGCTCGCGGTAAGGGTCGTGTCGCCGCTTCGGGTAACAAGGACACTGCCGAGATCCGCAAGTGGGCCAAGGAGAACGGTTACAGCGTGAACGACCGTGGCCGTGTCCCGGCGGAGATCCGCGAGGCCTACGAGAAGGCCAACGGCTGA
- a CDS encoding type III pantothenate kinase — MLLTIDVGNSHTVLGLFDGEDIVEHWRVSTDSRRTADELAVLLNGLMGMHPLLGEELGDGIEGIAICATVPSVLHELREVTRRYYGDVPAVLVEPGVKTGVPILMDNPKEVGADRIINAVAAVELYGGPAIVVDFGTATTFDAVSARGEYVGGVISPGIEISVEALGVKGAQLRKIELARPRSVIGKNTVEAMQAGIVYGFAGQVDGVVQRMKRELADDPDEVTVIATGGLAPMVLGEAGEIDEHEPWLTLIGLRLVYERNASRK; from the coding sequence ATGCTGCTCACCATCGACGTCGGCAACAGCCATACCGTCCTCGGCCTGTTCGACGGCGAGGACATCGTGGAGCACTGGCGCGTCTCCACCGACTCGCGCCGCACCGCGGACGAACTCGCGGTGCTGCTCAACGGTCTGATGGGTATGCACCCACTGCTCGGTGAGGAACTCGGCGACGGCATCGAGGGGATCGCGATCTGCGCCACCGTCCCCTCCGTGCTGCACGAGCTGCGCGAGGTCACCCGCCGCTACTACGGCGATGTCCCCGCGGTTCTGGTCGAGCCAGGCGTCAAGACGGGCGTGCCGATCCTCATGGACAACCCGAAGGAGGTCGGCGCGGACCGCATCATCAACGCGGTCGCCGCCGTCGAGCTGTACGGGGGACCGGCGATCGTCGTGGACTTCGGGACCGCCACCACCTTCGACGCCGTCAGCGCACGCGGTGAGTACGTGGGCGGGGTGATCTCCCCCGGCATCGAGATCTCGGTCGAGGCGCTGGGCGTCAAGGGCGCCCAGCTCCGCAAGATCGAGCTGGCCCGCCCGCGCAGCGTGATCGGGAAGAACACGGTCGAGGCCATGCAGGCGGGCATCGTGTACGGCTTCGCGGGGCAGGTGGACGGTGTCGTCCAGCGCATGAAGCGCGAGCTCGCCGACGACCCGGACGAGGTCACCGTGATCGCCACCGGCGGTCTCGCGCCGATGGTGTTGGGCGAGGCCGGCGAGATCGACGAGCACGAACCCTGGCTGACCTTGATCGGGTTGCGGCTGGTGTACGAGCGCAACGCCTCCCGTAAGTGA
- the panC gene encoding pantoate--beta-alanine ligase produces the protein MSSHARPGHDSRADVTYETQGPDGPSGATGGSVRVLHRRRDLDQALQSLTPRGRTAVVMTMGALHEGHATLVRTARTHVGPGGFVVVTVFVNPLQFGPGEDLDRYPRTLEADLKLAREAGADAVFAPSGDEVYPGGQPQVRITAGPMGELLEGASRPGHFDGMLTVVAKLLHLTRPDVAFFGQKDAQQLALIRRMTRDLNFPVEIIGVPTVREPDGLALSSRNRYLSPDERRTALALSRALFAARDRLAAQQALRARAESAPAPQARAAALSAIGEARAAADAHAVAAAQPGGGADAVRAAAQVVLDEAATAVPRLELDYLALVDPSDFTEVPDGHEGEAIMAIAARVGTTRLIDNIPLTFGAPV, from the coding sequence ATGAGCTCGCACGCCCGGCCGGGCCATGACTCCCGCGCTGACGTCACGTACGAGACCCAAGGCCCCGACGGGCCAAGTGGCGCGACCGGTGGCAGCGTGCGGGTGCTGCATCGCCGCCGAGACCTGGACCAGGCCCTGCAGAGCCTCACCCCGCGCGGCCGCACCGCCGTCGTCATGACCATGGGCGCCCTCCACGAGGGCCATGCCACTCTCGTGCGCACGGCTCGCACCCATGTCGGCCCCGGCGGCTTCGTCGTGGTCACGGTCTTCGTCAACCCGCTCCAGTTCGGCCCCGGCGAGGATCTCGACCGCTACCCCCGCACCCTGGAAGCCGACCTGAAGCTCGCCCGCGAAGCGGGTGCCGACGCGGTGTTCGCGCCGTCCGGAGACGAGGTCTACCCGGGTGGGCAGCCCCAGGTCCGTATCACCGCGGGCCCCATGGGCGAGTTGCTCGAAGGAGCCAGCCGTCCCGGCCACTTCGACGGCATGCTGACCGTCGTCGCCAAGCTCCTCCACCTCACCCGCCCTGACGTCGCCTTCTTCGGTCAGAAGGACGCCCAGCAGCTCGCGTTGATCCGCCGGATGACCCGCGATCTGAACTTCCCGGTGGAGATCATCGGCGTGCCGACCGTGCGTGAGCCGGACGGTCTCGCCCTGTCCAGCCGCAACCGCTATCTCTCGCCCGACGAACGCAGGACCGCGCTCGCCCTGTCCCGGGCCCTGTTCGCCGCCCGCGACCGGCTCGCTGCGCAGCAGGCGCTGCGAGCCCGCGCCGAGTCCGCCCCGGCTCCGCAGGCCCGCGCCGCCGCGCTGTCCGCGATCGGCGAGGCCCGTGCGGCAGCCGACGCGCACGCCGTGGCGGCAGCCCAGCCGGGCGGTGGGGCCGATGCCGTGCGCGCCGCGGCCCAGGTCGTGCTGGACGAGGCGGCCACGGCGGTGCCGCGGCTTGAGCTGGACTATCTGGCGCTGGTCGACCCGTCCGACTTCACCGAGGTCCCGGACGGCCACGAGGGTGAGGCGATCATGGCGATCGCCGCGCGGGTCGGTACGACGAGGCTGATCGACAACATTCCCCTGACCTTCGGAGCGCCGGTATGA
- a CDS encoding BlaI/MecI/CopY family transcriptional regulator — protein MPRQLGELEDAVMTRIWQWNRPVTVREVLEDLQQERSIAYTTVMTVMDNLHQKGWVRREVEGRAYRYTAVSTRAAYSAALMNEAWSQSDNPAAALVAFFGMMSPEQREALQDAIRIVQPRMADASPEREAGRGEGHEAGSSARPPRPEGGGDPHGGQDVRQGGGDGERRGAGGEADDAGG, from the coding sequence GTGCCCCGCCAATTGGGAGAGCTCGAAGACGCCGTCATGACGCGCATCTGGCAATGGAACCGCCCGGTGACGGTGCGGGAAGTCCTGGAAGACCTCCAGCAGGAACGCTCCATCGCCTACACCACGGTCATGACCGTTATGGACAATCTCCATCAGAAGGGCTGGGTGCGCAGGGAAGTCGAAGGCCGTGCCTATCGATATACCGCCGTCTCGACGCGAGCCGCCTACTCGGCCGCGCTGATGAACGAAGCCTGGTCGCAGAGCGACAACCCGGCAGCGGCTCTTGTCGCCTTCTTCGGCATGATGTCGCCGGAGCAGCGCGAGGCACTCCAGGACGCGATCCGCATCGTTCAGCCGCGGATGGCGGATGCCTCGCCTGAACGCGAGGCGGGCCGCGGGGAGGGACATGAGGCGGGGTCGAGTGCGCGACCTCCTCGGCCTGAGGGCGGCGGAGACCCGCACGGCGGGCAGGACGTCCGGCAGGGCGGTGGGGATGGGGAGCGGCGGGGGGCAGGGGGTGAAGCGGATGACGCGGGGGGATAG
- a CDS encoding M23 family metallopeptidase, which produces MSKRNINRLRPSVLRTRGAVVAAGLSAVMVVGAGAGVAAADTVKAAPVAAKAKAAKKAPSWVKPVNGYTLSASFNQGGAMWSHKHSGQDFAVPTGTAVKAASSGVVVKAGPGGGGDGSAYGNAVVIKHANGKYSQYAHLSKVNVHVGQAVKTGQRIALSGNTGNSSGPHLHFEIRTTPNYGSALNPASFLRSMGVTL; this is translated from the coding sequence ATGTCGAAGCGCAACATCAACCGTCTCCGCCCGTCCGTGCTCCGTACCCGTGGCGCCGTCGTGGCCGCCGGACTCAGCGCCGTGATGGTCGTCGGAGCCGGCGCCGGTGTCGCCGCCGCCGACACGGTCAAGGCCGCCCCGGTCGCCGCCAAGGCGAAGGCCGCGAAGAAGGCCCCCTCCTGGGTCAAGCCGGTGAACGGCTACACCCTGTCCGCCAGCTTCAACCAGGGCGGCGCCATGTGGTCCCACAAGCACTCCGGCCAGGACTTCGCCGTGCCGACCGGCACCGCGGTCAAGGCCGCCAGCTCCGGCGTCGTCGTGAAGGCCGGTCCGGGCGGTGGCGGTGACGGCTCCGCGTACGGCAACGCCGTGGTCATCAAGCACGCCAACGGCAAGTACTCGCAGTACGCCCACCTGTCGAAGGTCAACGTCCACGTGGGCCAGGCCGTGAAGACCGGCCAGCGGATCGCGCTCTCGGGCAACACCGGCAACTCGTCCGGCCCTCACCTGCACTTCGAGATCCGTACGACCCCGAACTACGGGTCCGCGCTCAACCCCGCCAGCTTCCTGCGCTCCATGGGCGTCACCCTCTGA
- a CDS encoding SCO3374 family protein, with protein sequence MAVIAPSASPAPTAPALPFPRTPLPHPAPSPDGVARWYENELGWATVDGPPVQLLTGLRFDVLELPADAGLILLRRYARTGPVALAGRRVRLLVAAGSADELPGLLDWLEWSGIDLELTAIGRGERISAPQGAADWLRPPEPGGEVEPSLPALAPVGRPTGSGGVPDLVRLVSTAATACHRARLLRTAAAAAIATAAVRTNGNRKKCDTRSTRNQRENQPLAFS encoded by the coding sequence ATGGCCGTCATCGCGCCCTCCGCGTCTCCCGCACCCACTGCGCCCGCCCTGCCGTTCCCCCGTACCCCCCTGCCGCATCCGGCACCGTCCCCCGACGGTGTCGCGCGCTGGTACGAGAACGAACTGGGCTGGGCGACGGTGGACGGACCGCCCGTGCAGTTGCTGACCGGGCTGCGCTTCGACGTCCTGGAACTGCCGGCCGACGCCGGGCTCATTCTGCTGAGGCGGTACGCCCGTACGGGTCCGGTCGCCCTCGCGGGGCGCAGAGTACGCCTACTGGTCGCAGCGGGCAGTGCGGACGAACTGCCCGGACTGCTCGACTGGCTGGAGTGGAGCGGGATCGATCTTGAGCTGACCGCGATCGGCAGAGGCGAGCGGATCAGCGCCCCGCAGGGGGCCGCGGACTGGCTGCGGCCCCCGGAGCCAGGAGGTGAGGTCGAACCGTCGCTACCGGCACTGGCCCCCGTCGGACGTCCTACCGGCTCCGGGGGCGTGCCCGACCTCGTACGGCTCGTGAGCACGGCGGCAACAGCGTGCCACCGCGCCCGGCTGCTGCGTACGGCCGCGGCGGCGGCCATAGCGACCGCGGCGGTCCGTACCAACGGTAACCGCAAGAAATGCGATACCCGCAGCACCCGCAACCAGCGGGAAAATCAGCCGTTGGCCTTCTCGTAG